In Nocardia asteroides, the following proteins share a genomic window:
- a CDS encoding cupin domain-containing protein, with protein MTSNPAPPQTNPIMAGHDPLTLASTLAPFDFQTLAPFNDSAFCFFYGDKLPASDWELHPDTDELLLILRGKVTVEILTDTDSHRIPLTAGQFVIVPKGHWHRHLDVDHVVELFYTPGTTIESTAEDPRTA; from the coding sequence ATGACGTCGAATCCCGCACCACCGCAGACAAACCCCATCATGGCCGGCCACGACCCGCTCACCCTCGCATCGACTCTCGCACCGTTCGACTTCCAGACGCTGGCGCCGTTCAACGACTCCGCATTCTGCTTCTTCTACGGTGACAAACTGCCGGCGTCGGACTGGGAACTGCACCCCGACACCGACGAACTCCTGCTGATCCTGCGCGGAAAGGTGACCGTCGAGATCCTCACCGACACCGACAGCCACCGAATACCGCTCACCGCAGGTCAATTCGTCATCGTGCCGAAGGGACACTGGCACCGCCACCTCGACGTCGACCACGTCGTGGAACTGTTCTACACCCCGGGCACCACGATCGAATCGACCGCCGAGGATCCGCGGACCGCCTGA
- a CDS encoding alpha/beta hydrolase, whose translation MGSPERVTTPPRGAVKMNRMVIPKALVCGVVLVSALVTGGCGAAQRQASGPAAAELVAQADAVATPRIAWAPCAPPIRDLDCAVVPVPLDYANPTGPQLTLAVTRQPARDPERRIGTLFTAAGGPGGSGLEWAAKGELFSGELSERFDVVTFDQRGVGRSSAVRCFPDSTAQQEFWRTLALPPTDETQQRATEDASRRLAAGCERGDGALIAHLTTVDAARDLDLLRRAVGDRQLTYEGGSYATYLGIVYGTLFPDRVRALQLSSLIDPVAYTTDTRAHIAATAVGTEEVLAEFLRLCAAAGPSRCAFGATGASAAELRARDLALLEQAKPAALPVGTGPDAVSVSYGELIQAHATLLYDPVRGWPALAVLLAQLELGPAGNPAVVREVLGAVTMSEDFLDSFVAISCADNSLPAQPGRWPEFAAQSDAPVFGPFWLYLRQPCATWPAPATGYPQRYTGPWTQHTTAPALLINNRFDPATPLSSAQRAAEALGTARLVVVTDGYGHEPAGPCVTTLRVRYLVDLHLPAPGTTCTTDRTPFTG comes from the coding sequence GTGGGGTCCCCCGAACGGGTGACGACACCGCCGCGCGGCGCCGTGAAGATGAACCGCATGGTGATCCCGAAAGCCCTCGTCTGCGGTGTCGTCCTCGTCTCGGCGCTGGTCACGGGCGGGTGCGGCGCCGCGCAGCGGCAGGCGAGCGGTCCGGCGGCGGCCGAGCTGGTGGCGCAGGCCGATGCCGTGGCGACGCCGCGTATCGCCTGGGCGCCGTGCGCGCCGCCGATCCGCGACCTCGACTGCGCCGTCGTGCCGGTGCCGCTCGACTACGCGAATCCCACCGGGCCGCAGCTCACGCTCGCCGTGACCCGCCAGCCCGCCCGCGACCCGGAGCGGCGGATCGGCACGCTGTTCACCGCGGCTGGTGGCCCGGGTGGTTCGGGCCTCGAGTGGGCGGCGAAAGGCGAACTGTTCTCCGGCGAGCTGAGCGAGCGCTTCGATGTGGTGACCTTCGACCAGCGCGGCGTCGGGCGCAGCTCCGCCGTCCGCTGCTTCCCCGATTCCACTGCGCAGCAGGAGTTCTGGCGCACCCTCGCGCTACCGCCCACCGACGAGACGCAGCAGCGGGCCACCGAGGACGCGAGCAGACGCCTGGCCGCGGGGTGCGAACGCGGCGACGGCGCGCTCATCGCCCACCTCACGACCGTCGACGCGGCCCGCGACCTGGACCTGCTCCGCCGCGCGGTCGGCGATCGGCAGCTGACCTACGAGGGCGGCTCCTACGCCACCTACCTGGGCATCGTCTACGGCACGCTGTTCCCGGATCGGGTTCGCGCCCTGCAGCTTTCGTCGCTGATCGACCCGGTCGCCTACACCACCGACACCCGTGCGCACATCGCGGCGACGGCGGTGGGCACCGAGGAGGTGCTGGCCGAATTCCTGCGCCTGTGCGCGGCGGCGGGCCCGTCACGCTGCGCTTTCGGCGCGACGGGAGCCTCGGCGGCCGAGCTGCGGGCCCGTGACCTGGCCCTGCTCGAGCAGGCGAAACCGGCGGCCCTGCCGGTCGGCACCGGCCCCGACGCCGTCTCGGTGAGCTACGGCGAACTGATCCAGGCCCACGCGACGTTGCTGTACGACCCGGTCCGGGGCTGGCCCGCGCTCGCCGTCCTGCTGGCCCAGCTCGAGCTGGGGCCCGCCGGGAATCCCGCGGTGGTGCGGGAAGTGCTCGGCGCCGTCACGATGTCCGAGGATTTCCTCGACTCCTTCGTCGCGATCTCCTGCGCCGACAATTCCCTGCCCGCCCAACCCGGCCGATGGCCCGAATTCGCGGCGCAGTCCGACGCACCCGTCTTCGGCCCCTTCTGGCTCTACCTGCGCCAGCCGTGCGCCACCTGGCCCGCCCCCGCCACCGGCTACCCCCAGCGCTACACCGGCCCGTGGACCCAGCACACCACGGCCCCGGCCCTGCTCATCAACAACCGTTTCGATCCGGCCACCCCGCTGTCGTCCGCGCAACGCGCCGCCGAGGCACTGGGCACCGCCCGACTGGTGGTCGTCACCGACGGCTACGGCCACGAACCTGCCGGCCCCTGCGTCACCACCCTCCGCGTCCGCTATCTCGTCGACCTCCACCTCCCGGCCCCCGGCACCACCTGCACGACCGACCGCACACCGTTCACCGGCTGA
- a CDS encoding inositol monophosphatase family protein yields the protein MTAAPSTAELTDLLAVATQVLDGIVPRFVEGIGAPSAVAKGRNDFATELDLELERTIGDQLRQRTGIEVHGEEFGGPALTSGTAWVLDPIDGTFNYSSGHPMSGTLLALVHEGEPVIGLTWLPLLGRRYAAVRGGPVLLDGVALPPLRPGKLSEAMIGFGAFNVDSAGRIPGQFRFDLLGALSRLSSRVRMHGATGIDLAFTASGVLGGAVVFGHHPWDNAAGVALVRSAGGVVTDLAGAPWTITSGSVLAAAPGVHEELLEMICTVSEEERG from the coding sequence ATGACCGCCGCACCGAGCACCGCCGAACTGACCGATCTGCTGGCCGTCGCCACGCAGGTACTGGACGGGATCGTCCCGCGTTTCGTCGAGGGCATCGGTGCGCCCAGCGCGGTGGCCAAGGGCCGCAACGACTTCGCCACCGAGCTCGACCTCGAACTGGAACGCACCATCGGCGACCAGCTGCGGCAGCGCACGGGCATCGAGGTGCACGGCGAGGAATTCGGCGGACCCGCGCTCACCTCCGGCACGGCCTGGGTCCTCGACCCGATCGACGGCACCTTCAACTACTCCTCCGGCCACCCCATGTCCGGCACGCTGCTGGCGCTGGTGCACGAGGGCGAGCCGGTGATCGGGCTGACCTGGCTGCCGCTGCTCGGCCGCCGCTACGCCGCCGTGCGAGGCGGCCCGGTGCTGCTCGACGGTGTCGCGCTGCCGCCGCTGCGGCCGGGCAAACTGAGCGAGGCGATGATCGGTTTCGGCGCCTTCAACGTCGACTCGGCAGGCCGCATCCCCGGCCAGTTCCGGTTCGACCTGCTCGGCGCGCTCAGCAGGCTGTCCTCGCGGGTGCGCATGCACGGCGCCACCGGGATCGACCTGGCGTTCACCGCCTCGGGCGTGCTCGGCGGGGCGGTGGTCTTCGGGCACCATCCGTGGGACAACGCCGCCGGTGTGGCGCTGGTGCGCTCGGCGGGCGGCGTGGTCACCGACCTGGCGGGTGCGCCCTGGACGATCACCTCGGGATCGGTGCTGGCCGCGGCGCCCGGCGTCCACGAGGAACTCCTGGAAATGATTTGCACGGTCAGCGAAGAGGAACGAGGCTGA
- the hisH gene encoding imidazole glycerol phosphate synthase subunit HisH, protein MSSKVVLLDYGSGNLHSAERALVRAGAQVEVTADPQAALAADGLVVPGVGAYAACMAGLREVRGERIIGQRLAGGRPVLGICVGMQILFDRGVEFGVETEGCGEWPGTVARLDAPVLPHMGWNTVKAPADSTLFAGLDADTRFYFVHSYAAQQWELPETEHIAPAKLTWAEHGVPFLAAVENGVLSATQFHPEKSGDAGAQLLRNWIGSL, encoded by the coding sequence GTGAGTTCGAAGGTCGTCCTGCTCGATTACGGCTCCGGCAACCTGCATTCGGCCGAGCGCGCGCTGGTGCGCGCCGGTGCCCAGGTGGAGGTCACCGCCGACCCGCAGGCCGCGCTGGCCGCCGACGGGCTCGTGGTCCCCGGTGTCGGCGCGTACGCGGCGTGCATGGCCGGGCTGCGCGAGGTGCGTGGTGAGCGGATCATCGGTCAGCGGCTGGCCGGTGGCCGCCCGGTGCTCGGTATCTGCGTCGGCATGCAGATCCTGTTCGACCGGGGTGTCGAGTTCGGCGTGGAGACCGAGGGGTGCGGCGAATGGCCGGGCACCGTCGCGCGCCTGGACGCCCCCGTCCTGCCGCACATGGGCTGGAACACGGTGAAGGCGCCCGCCGACAGCACCCTGTTCGCGGGCCTGGACGCCGACACCCGCTTCTACTTCGTCCACTCCTACGCCGCCCAGCAGTGGGAGCTGCCGGAGACCGAGCACATCGCTCCGGCCAAGCTCACCTGGGCCGAGCACGGCGTCCCGTTCCTGGCGGCCGTGGAGAACGGTGTCCTGTCCGCGACCCAGTTCCACCCGGAGAAGTCCGGCGACGCGGGCGCCCAGCTGCTGCGCAACTGGATCGGCTCGCTGTAG
- a CDS encoding maleylpyruvate isomerase family mycothiol-dependent enzyme, protein MNYRGMLADERRELVELLHGLTEQEWEAPSLCAGWRVRDVIGHLLTDTLGPLQYAAAAARHRGSVDRINNALSMSFAHLPTAELVRRFEHESGRLSRFSPRLMLSDLLVHQQDIRRPLGRPRAIPADRLIAVLSYPDPFAFPGKRTRGLRFVATDVDWTWGDGPEVRGPGEAIALAVVGRDVVLDELTGGGVPELRSRCAPSGE, encoded by the coding sequence ATGAATTACCGGGGGATGCTGGCCGACGAGCGCCGCGAGCTGGTCGAGCTGCTACACGGGCTGACCGAGCAGGAATGGGAAGCGCCGTCGCTGTGCGCGGGGTGGCGCGTGCGGGACGTCATCGGTCATCTGCTGACCGACACGCTGGGCCCGCTGCAGTACGCCGCGGCCGCCGCCCGCCACCGCGGCTCGGTCGACCGGATCAACAACGCGCTGTCGATGTCGTTCGCGCACCTGCCGACGGCCGAGCTGGTGCGCCGGTTCGAGCACGAATCGGGGCGGCTGTCGCGGTTCTCGCCGCGGCTCATGCTCTCGGATCTGCTGGTGCACCAGCAGGACATCCGCCGCCCACTCGGCCGGCCCCGGGCCATTCCCGCCGACCGGCTGATCGCGGTCCTGTCCTACCCCGACCCGTTCGCCTTCCCCGGCAAGCGGACCAGGGGCCTGCGCTTCGTGGCCACCGACGTCGACTGGACATGGGGCGACGGCCCGGAAGTGCGCGGGCCCGGCGAGGCCATCGCGCTGGCGGTGGTCGGCCGTGACGTCGTCCTCGACGAGCTCACCGGTGGCGGCGTGCCCGAACTGCGCAGCCGCTGCGCGCCGTCCGGGGAGTGA
- the hisB gene encoding imidazoleglycerol-phosphate dehydratase HisB, with the protein MSRTARVERVTKESSILVELNLDGTGQTEISTGVPFYDHMLTALGQHGGFDLVVRAEGDIEIEAHHTVEDTAIVFGQALGKALGDKKGIRRFGDAFIPMDETLAHAAVDVSGRPYCVFTGEPEHLVHTIIPSAGPGASYSTVLNKHVFESIAQNARIALHVRVLYGRDQHHITEAEFKAVARALRAAVEIDPRVSGVPSTKGVL; encoded by the coding sequence ATGAGCAGAACCGCACGGGTGGAACGGGTCACCAAGGAATCGTCGATCCTGGTGGAACTGAACCTCGACGGCACCGGGCAGACCGAGATCTCCACCGGTGTCCCGTTCTACGACCACATGCTGACCGCGCTGGGCCAGCACGGTGGGTTCGACCTCGTCGTGCGCGCCGAGGGCGACATCGAGATCGAGGCGCACCACACCGTCGAGGACACCGCCATCGTGTTCGGCCAGGCGCTGGGCAAGGCGCTGGGCGACAAGAAGGGCATCCGCCGCTTCGGCGACGCGTTCATCCCGATGGACGAGACCCTCGCGCACGCCGCCGTCGACGTGTCGGGCCGGCCCTACTGCGTGTTCACCGGCGAGCCGGAACACCTGGTGCACACCATCATTCCGAGCGCGGGCCCCGGCGCCTCGTATTCGACGGTGCTCAACAAGCACGTGTTCGAGTCGATCGCGCAGAACGCGCGGATCGCCCTGCATGTGCGCGTGCTGTACGGCCGCGATCAGCACCACATCACCGAGGCCGAGTTCAAGGCGGTCGCCAGGGCGCTGCGGGCCGCGGTCGAGATCGACCCGCGGGTGAGCGGTGTCCCGTCCACGAAAGGCGTGCTGTGA
- the priA gene encoding bifunctional 1-(5-phosphoribosyl)-5-((5-phosphoribosylamino)methylideneamino)imidazole-4-carboxamide isomerase/phosphoribosylanthranilate isomerase PriA, which yields MSLVLLPAVDVANGEAVRLVQGEAGSETSYGSPRDAALAWQQAGAEWVHLVDLDAAFGKGSNRELIAQVVGELDVKVELSGGIRDDASLEAALATGCARVNIGTAAIENPQWCARVLGEYGDRIAVGLDVKQIDGEWRLRGRGWVTDGGDLWEALERLERDGCARYVVTDVSKDGTLTGPNLELLSEVANAAEAPVVASGGISVLDDLVAIAGLAQEGVEGAIIGKALYAGRFTLPEALAAVR from the coding sequence GTGAGTCTTGTGCTGTTGCCCGCCGTCGATGTCGCCAATGGGGAGGCCGTGCGCCTCGTGCAGGGGGAGGCCGGTAGCGAAACCAGCTACGGGTCGCCCCGGGACGCGGCGCTGGCGTGGCAGCAGGCCGGTGCCGAATGGGTGCATCTGGTGGATCTGGACGCGGCCTTCGGCAAGGGCAGCAACCGCGAGCTGATCGCGCAGGTCGTGGGCGAACTCGACGTCAAGGTCGAGCTGTCCGGCGGCATCCGCGACGACGCCTCGCTGGAAGCGGCGCTGGCCACCGGGTGCGCGCGGGTCAACATCGGCACCGCGGCCATCGAGAACCCGCAGTGGTGCGCGCGGGTGCTGGGCGAGTACGGCGACCGGATCGCGGTCGGCCTCGACGTCAAGCAGATCGACGGCGAATGGCGGCTGCGCGGTCGCGGGTGGGTCACCGACGGCGGCGACCTGTGGGAGGCGCTCGAGCGCCTCGAACGCGACGGTTGCGCGCGCTACGTGGTCACCGACGTCTCCAAGGACGGCACGCTGACCGGCCCCAACCTGGAACTGCTGAGCGAGGTCGCCAACGCGGCCGAGGCCCCGGTCGTGGCCTCCGGCGGCATCTCGGTGCTCGACGACCTCGTCGCCATCGCGGGCCTGGCGCAGGAGGGCGTGGAGGGCGCGATCATCGGCAAGGCGCTGTACGCGGGCCGGTTCACGCTGCCCGAGGCCCTGGCCGCGGTGCGCTGA
- the hisF gene encoding imidazole glycerol phosphate synthase subunit HisF: protein MTPRTDERPDTAAPSTLAVRVIPCLDVDAGRVVKGVNFQNLRDAGDPVELAATYDAQGADELTFLDVTASTGDRGTMLDVVTRTAEQIFIPLTVGGGVRTVEDVDRLLRAGADKVSVNTAAIARPEVLSEMSQRFGSQCIVLSVDARTVPDGQPDTPSGWEVTTHGGKRGTGIDAVEWAIRGAELGVGEILLNSMDADGTKAGFDLPMIAAVRAAVHVPVIASGGAGAVGHFPPAVHAGADAVLAASVFHFGDLTIGQVKNVMRADGITVR from the coding sequence ATGACACCGCGCACCGACGAACGGCCGGACACGGCGGCGCCGAGCACCCTCGCCGTCCGCGTGATCCCCTGCCTCGATGTCGACGCGGGCCGCGTGGTCAAGGGCGTGAACTTCCAGAACCTGCGCGACGCGGGCGACCCGGTGGAACTGGCCGCCACCTACGACGCGCAGGGCGCCGACGAACTCACCTTCCTCGACGTCACCGCCTCCACCGGCGACCGCGGCACCATGCTCGACGTGGTGACCCGCACCGCCGAGCAGATATTCATCCCGCTCACCGTCGGCGGCGGCGTGCGCACGGTCGAGGACGTCGACCGGCTGCTGCGCGCGGGCGCGGACAAGGTGTCGGTGAACACCGCCGCCATCGCCCGTCCCGAGGTGCTCTCGGAGATGTCGCAGCGGTTCGGTTCGCAGTGCATCGTGCTCTCGGTCGACGCGCGCACCGTGCCCGACGGTCAGCCCGACACCCCGTCCGGCTGGGAGGTCACCACCCACGGTGGCAAGCGCGGCACCGGCATCGACGCGGTCGAATGGGCCATCCGCGGCGCCGAACTCGGCGTCGGCGAGATCCTGCTGAACTCGATGGACGCCGACGGCACCAAGGCCGGTTTCGACCTGCCGATGATCGCCGCCGTCCGCGCCGCGGTGCACGTGCCGGTCATCGCCAGCGGCGGCGCGGGCGCGGTCGGGCACTTCCCGCCCGCCGTGCACGCCGGTGCCGACGCGGTGCTGGCCGCCAGTGTCTTCCACTTCGGCGACCTCACCATCGGCCAGGTCAAGAACGTCATGCGGGCGGACGGCATCACCGTCCGCTGA
- a CDS encoding DUF2786 domain-containing protein, producing the protein MAKQNRRRRTGRKPVAADALPLDAALSGDPGQVADAVATVAFLAAQGDTTVIERFTAQVAAADLTAGVALAGRRILDRAIEFGWLPGDIAEAARRQVDEFAAGYLTDLLAAHRAGFAAGTVDELWQAQLDALGATVWWHEDRPHLRQWADRALLTDAEAVTAALTALALLIRLPKLAQLLPPPGAAPRSAHRHVDEKTLGRVRGLLAKAESTAFAEEAETLSAKAQELMTKYAIDRALLDRAGADPELPGARRIWLDTPYTDAKALLVDRVAQANRCRAIFVADWGFVTVVGDDTDLDAVELLSTSLLVQATRTMIETPGAEADTRAYRKAFLTAYATRIGDRLATAAAATVADSPDAGDLLPLLASHDRRVEQAFATYFPTSRARGITVRSARGWDAGTEAADRARLDDRR; encoded by the coding sequence GTGGCCAAACAGAATCGTCGGCGCCGTACCGGGCGCAAGCCCGTCGCCGCGGACGCGCTCCCCCTCGACGCCGCGCTGTCGGGCGACCCCGGCCAGGTCGCCGACGCCGTCGCGACCGTCGCTTTTCTCGCGGCCCAAGGGGATACGACCGTCATCGAACGGTTCACCGCGCAGGTCGCCGCCGCCGATCTCACGGCGGGCGTGGCGCTGGCCGGACGACGGATCCTCGACCGCGCGATCGAGTTCGGCTGGCTGCCCGGCGATATCGCCGAGGCCGCGCGCAGGCAGGTCGACGAGTTCGCCGCCGGCTACCTGACCGATCTGCTGGCCGCGCACCGGGCCGGTTTCGCGGCGGGCACCGTCGACGAACTCTGGCAGGCCCAGCTCGACGCGCTGGGCGCCACGGTCTGGTGGCACGAGGACCGCCCCCACCTGCGGCAGTGGGCCGACCGGGCCCTGCTCACCGACGCCGAGGCCGTCACCGCGGCACTCACCGCCCTGGCCCTGCTGATCCGGCTGCCGAAACTCGCGCAGCTACTGCCGCCGCCCGGCGCCGCGCCCCGGTCCGCGCACCGGCACGTCGACGAGAAGACCCTCGGCCGGGTGCGCGGCCTGCTGGCCAAGGCCGAGTCGACCGCGTTCGCCGAGGAGGCGGAGACTCTCTCGGCCAAGGCACAGGAGCTGATGACCAAGTACGCGATCGACCGCGCGCTGCTCGACCGCGCCGGCGCCGACCCCGAACTGCCCGGCGCCCGCCGCATCTGGCTCGACACCCCCTACACCGACGCCAAGGCGCTGCTGGTCGACCGGGTCGCCCAGGCCAACCGCTGCCGGGCGATCTTCGTCGCCGACTGGGGTTTCGTCACCGTCGTCGGCGACGACACCGACCTCGACGCCGTCGAACTCCTGTCGACCTCGCTGCTGGTACAGGCGACCCGGACGATGATCGAGACGCCCGGCGCCGAGGCGGATACCCGCGCCTACCGCAAGGCCTTCCTCACCGCCTACGCGACCCGCATCGGCGACCGCCTGGCCACCGCCGCGGCCGCCACGGTCGCCGATTCCCCCGACGCGGGCGACCTGCTGCCCCTGTTGGCCTCCCACGACCGGCGCGTCGAGCAGGCCTTTGCCACCTATTTCCCCACCTCCCGGGCGCGCGGCATCACCGTGCGCAGCGCGCGGGGGTGGGATGCGGGAACCGAGGCCGCCGACCGCGCCCGGCTCGACGACCGCCGCTGA
- a CDS encoding histidinol-phosphate transaminase, protein MSTPTVPGAAATLDQLPLRDNLRGKSPYGAPQLTVPVQLNTNENPHPPSRALIDDVAESVRAAAADLHRYPDRDAVALRADLAAYLTRQTGVPVDAANVWAANGSNEILQQLLQAFGGPGRSALGFVPSYSMHPIISEGIDTEWIEAKRSGDFSLDIDYAVAQIVERRPDVVFVTSPNNPTGHSIPVDELERILDAAPGIVVVDEAYGEFSAAPSAITLIDRFPTKLVVTRTMSKAFAFAGGRLGYLAASPAVIDAILLVRLPYHLSVVTQAAARAALRHADETLGSVAELAAQRDRVAAALTEQGFAVIPSDANFILFGRFTDAARAWQHYLDAGVLIRDVGIPGYLRATIGLAAENDEFLRVSATVAATDLTH, encoded by the coding sequence GTGAGCACTCCCACCGTTCCCGGCGCCGCGGCGACCCTGGACCAGCTGCCCCTGCGCGACAACCTGCGCGGCAAATCGCCCTACGGCGCGCCGCAGCTGACCGTGCCGGTGCAGCTCAACACCAACGAGAACCCGCACCCGCCGAGCCGGGCGCTGATCGACGACGTCGCCGAATCCGTGCGCGCGGCCGCCGCCGACCTGCACCGCTACCCGGACCGCGACGCCGTCGCGCTGCGCGCCGACCTCGCCGCCTACCTGACCCGCCAGACCGGCGTTCCGGTCGACGCGGCGAACGTGTGGGCGGCCAACGGCTCCAACGAGATCCTGCAGCAGCTGCTGCAGGCCTTCGGCGGACCCGGCCGCAGCGCGCTGGGTTTCGTGCCCTCGTACTCGATGCACCCGATCATCTCCGAGGGCATCGACACCGAGTGGATCGAGGCCAAGCGCAGCGGCGACTTCTCCCTCGACATCGATTACGCCGTCGCCCAGATCGTCGAACGCCGCCCGGACGTGGTCTTCGTGACCAGCCCGAACAATCCGACCGGGCACAGCATCCCGGTCGACGAGCTCGAGCGGATCCTGGACGCGGCGCCCGGCATCGTGGTGGTGGACGAGGCGTACGGCGAGTTCTCCGCGGCGCCGAGCGCGATCACCCTGATCGACCGGTTCCCGACCAAGCTCGTGGTCACCCGCACCATGAGCAAGGCCTTCGCCTTCGCCGGCGGCCGTCTCGGCTACCTGGCGGCGTCGCCCGCGGTGATCGACGCGATCCTGCTGGTGCGGTTGCCGTACCACCTGTCGGTGGTCACCCAGGCCGCCGCCCGCGCCGCCCTGCGCCACGCCGACGAAACCCTGGGCAGCGTCGCGGAATTGGCGGCCCAGCGCGATCGGGTCGCCGCCGCGCTCACCGAGCAGGGCTTCGCGGTGATCCCCAGCGACGCCAACTTCATCCTGTTCGGCCGGTTCACCGACGCCGCGCGCGCCTGGCAGCACTACCTCGACGCCGGAGTCCTCATCCGCGACGTCGGCATCCCCGGCTACCTGCGCGCCACGATCGGCCTCGCCGCGGAGAACGACGAGTTCCTGCGGGTGAGCGCCACCGTCGCGGCCACCGACCTGACCCACTGA